In Mesoplodon densirostris isolate mMesDen1 chromosome 2, mMesDen1 primary haplotype, whole genome shotgun sequence, the DNA window gtgctgggccctgACATTCCATCTCACTGAGCCCTCATAGCTCTCTGAGAGCACTGGTTATTCCCATCCCCAGGTTACGAGGGAGGACAGTGATGAAGAGCTTAGATAACTCACTCAAGGTCACACGGTGGAGTGGGGGTGTGCACTCCAGGGCCTGCACTCTCCTAAATGTTTATCGTTATCAaactaatattttttgaaagtcCAATAGTATTAAGGCAACCACCTCCAACTCTCGTAggtgttttccccatttttttttttttttttttttgcggtatgcgggcctctcactgttgtggcctcccccgttgcggagcacaggctccggacgcgcaggctccggacgcgcaggctcagcggccatggctcacaggcccagccgctccgcggcatatgggatcctcccagaccgggacccctgcatcggcaggcggactctcaaccacttgcgccaccagggaggccctgttttccccatttttacctctatacttgatttacagtgctatttcttttttgtccgcgccacacggcttgcaggatcttagttccctgaccagggattgaacccgggccacagcagtgaaagcccagaatcctaaccactaggccacagGGAACTCTATAGTGCTATTTCCTGATCTGTTTTAGAGATTATCTGTTGACGTCCCACCATGGCATATAGAGCCTAACCACTCCCTCTACTTCCTTCCTCATCATCCTAGCAGAATTACATCACAATTTCGAGTTAATTCACTATTTTATATTGTTACAATGATGTGAATACTGTCTGTGTCAAGGCTAATAATGCACCAGAAGCAAACCTCCCCTTTTGTACAATCCTttgtttttccagcttttttttttttttcaagtgtctGCTTTTCTTTGTGTCTACGGAACATATTCTTCCATATGCTTCTACAACAGAGCCTGTCCTCTCAACCACGATGCTCATATAACTTCGACATGGTGTTTAATTCCCTCAAGAAGGACTCCAGTCCACTTGACAGCCTCAACAGCCTTTACCCCTCACTTTCTATCTTCTCTCTTGGGTCACAGCTGCACTGAGTCAGACTGAGCTTAATTTCCTTCTTGAACACACCATGCCCAGAATAcccttcctttttttggctgcctggtgaactcctactcatccttcaaagctCAATCCCCATTTACCTCCTCTCTGTGTTTTTCTTGATTTCTACTCCTAGCCCCAGAATTCATTCATTCCCCATCCTCTGCTCCCATACATGGTGCTATTATAGCACTCATCACGTTGAATTATTGTTAAGTACAGGCCTGGCATCTCCCAGACTGAGTTCCTTACAAGCACATGGCTCTTCTGAGTCACGACTGTAGCCCTACTCTCTGGAACGGAGTGGCTGTTCAGTAAATTCTGGTTGAGCTGAGTACAAAGGTGATGGTCTTTATCCCCAGGGAGCTCACAGACAAgtgggaaaagagaaagacaggaaCCCAAGTAACTTAGCTAAGAAGGGCTAAATTTAGAGAGGAGCACACAGGGTGCCGCAGGAGCATCGAGGCAGGAGGAACATTCTAATGGATGGGTTGGGGAGGTTTCACGCAGCCGGTCTCCGAGCTGTGTCAAGACGGATGAGTGGGTCAAGAGGGTGTCCCAAGCCTGAGCTGCCCAGGCCTGAAGCACCTGGAGGCACAGCAACCCGGAAGAATACGGAGAGGCTGCTGCAGCCAGGGCTGGAAGGCCAGGGGCTTTGGCCACTCATTAGAGAGGGCAATCACTCATAATCCTACGAGGCAGCTACCGAACTGCTCGTTTTTTGGTGAGAGGTCAGTTAGAGAAGGGATCAGATCTGGCCCCCAGAGCAGAACTTAGGCTCCTAAGTCCTCTCACTGCCTCCAAGCCCCCTACCCTTCGTTTCTGTGAGTAAAGGGTCTGGTGAGGGTCCTCCACTTCCCCGAGGTGAAGTGAAGAAGGGCTTGGGGCCAGACTCACCGGCCCACATGAACAGGACCACGACGATGATCAGCACCTCGCCCGTCCGCAGCTGTTGGTTCCTCCCCATCTCCTTCATGGTCACCTCATCTGTGTGGAGAGAGACACTAGCTCCAGGGCTCCCTGGGCCCCTGCCAGCCACATTTCTAGGGCCAAGTGCAAAATATTAAGGGCTTATTTCTACAGGTGCCCACACACCTAACAAAAAGAGATTCTAGAACATGCTGATGGCTACTTGGGTGGCAGCAACTAGACTTAATCCAGAGCTGAAGGTTTGTATCCCATAGCTTGGGGGACCAGAGTGGACCTCCCTCTCTCAGGGGCTGCTTGGCTaggcagcaggggctgggggaggatggGGAGCTCACGCTCTCCTCCAGCCGCCTGCCGCGCTAGCCCTGactgcccctccccacaccccgtCCCTTGCTAAAGGTGGCCCAGGCCTGCCTTTGTTCTTCGAGGCCATCTTCTCAGCCTCCCGTGGTGTCTTAAAGAGCACGGGCTCGCTCGCCGGACTCTGGCCCTGAATGGAGATGGCCTGCACGTGCACGATGTACTCGGTGTCCTCCTCCAAGTCCCAGAGCGCGCACGAGCGGGTGGTGGTGTTCACCTCCTGGATGAAGCGCAGCATCCGCACATCCTTCTTCTGTGGAGCAAAAGCCGGACCCCAGGTTTCAGTGCCCAGGCCCCCACCCCACGTCTGCCCACCTCTCCAGCGGTGATAAGGCCTCACCTGGCTACCATGTTAAACCCCGGACATCCACAATCTGACTCAAGCATCCCATCATCCCTGCAGGTAGGTATtgatatcttcattttacaggtaaggagacAGATTCACAGAAGTTAGGGAAATTGCCCAAGGCCATTCAACTAGCAAGAACTGGAGCGAGGTCCTAAATTCAGATCTGTTTAAGATCAAAATCATGCCCTTAATTCCCAGATTCCAACCAAAGGATTCCCTTCTGGGGCCTCCCTTCCCAGCCACGTGTGCAGCTTTCTGCCCAACTCTCTTGCTCCtcgttcctttttcctttctctttcagcACCCCTTCTTCCCCCATCCACCACTTCTATCTTGATGTGTTCCTCCCTCCCAGGGACCCTCAAGGGTTACCTGCTGAGAGATGGCAAATCCAATGACGACCTCATCCTCCAGGACGTCCCAGCTCACCACTGCAGAGTTGGCCTTGAGGTGCCTGACAGTGACATTCACTGGGGCCGAGGGGctatctgggggtggggaggcacctGAGCCTGAGCACCCCCTGTTGTGTGGTCCAGGCCCATGGTCTCGTCAGTATGACAAGATAACCTGCGGATGGCCATGAGGTGGGAAAGAAGAAACCCAGGCCTTCCAGTGGGATTGGCACCTGGGTCTCAGTTCCTTAGTGGTTGAAGAGCCaggcctgagaggccccaggctCCTTGTAAACAGGGTGGGAACCCCTGCTGGCCACAACTGGCCCCACTAGGTTTCGAGCTAAAACTGATGAGCCCAAGCCAGGGCCAGGTCTAAAGGAGGaggaatgagaggtggggagaCAGGCATGGGGGAGACATAGGTGGCCGGGCTGCAGGAGCTCAAGGTTAGTCTGGTGCAAAGCAATCAGAAGGCTCcccagtccagtgctctttctacAGAACTGCACTGTCAAGTGAGTGACcttgagggaaggagaaagaccCAGAGGTCGAGAAGAGCCTAGCTGGGTGAGCCCTGGGATGGGAGTGAGGACCAAGAAAAGAAGCCCCAGTACTGTGGAGACCCAGGCAGGATGAAGCCTGGGGAAAGgcctcttctccacaccccacCAGCCCCAAGAGGCAGGTGGGAAGGCGGCAGAAGAAGATGGGGTCACTCAGAGCACGGCCCCTCAGTGGAGTCAAGAGAACAGGGTAGGGCCTCTTGGATGGGAGGAGAGGACAAAGGGGACCAGATGAGAGGAGAGTGATGAGGAtggtgggggtcagggaaggaAGAACTTTCTAGGAGAGGGGCAGCGGACTCACACAGCTTCTGTATCccgaagaggcaggcgcttaaaGGGGAAGAAGACCTAAGCCTAAGACCTCACCCCTCACCTCATAGGTCTGGGGCCTGGGGAGACAAAGCCAGAtgtggaggcagagagagacagagggacacAGACAGGGGCAGCAGACGCAAAACCGGAGGACAGACAAGTCGGGTATCAGAGACAGACACAGGACGGAAGCAGGGAGATAGCACTGAGCAGCCAAGGAGAGCTGGGTCGGAGGAGAGATGAGCAAGGTGGCAGCAGCCAGAAGGGACGGGGACAGGGCGTCAGGAGGGGCAGGGTGAGGAGGAGGCCAGGCCCCCGGGGGCAGGCCAGACTCCAGGCTCGGGTCCACCCCACCTGTCCCCGTGCCCTCGGGTGCCGGTCCCCATCCCCCTCACACAGTGGGACCCCATCCAGCTCGACCTGCAGAGTTGTCCTGCAGGGCTTTGGGTCAAGGAGGGAGGCCCAAGGTGAGGGGACCGGTGTCCTCAGCTGCTCCCTGGGCCAGAGAAAGGAGCTAGGGCTCCTGAAGGAAAGGCCTGGGGTCAGGGCAATGGGATGCGGGGGCTGGGGAATCCCAAGACCGTGGATCCCAGAGCAGGGGTGGTGGGAAGGGGTTTGAGAGCTGGAGGTCGGGTCTTGGGGTCAAGCAagcaggagaggggctggggcgTGGGGCGAGGGGAGCAGTGAGCGGGCTTGAGACGGGGTCCCCAGGGGGCAGGCAAGGGACCCGAGGATGCCCGCCCGCGCCCCGCGCCCGGACCCCCTTACCCGcctgcaccagcccgaggcagaCGCAGCCCAGCCACAGGCGGAGCGCGGCGCGGGGCGGCCCGGGGTGCATGGCGGCGGCTTCGGCGTGCGGCAGCCGCTCGCGCTGGCGCTCCGGCCCGCGGCCCGCCCGGCCCGGCCGCCCCGTGCCGCCCCGCGCCGCCTGCATGTCGGCTCCGCGGACAGCGACTcccgcgcggcggcggcggcggcggcggcgaccgCGTCCACGTCGGGCGCCCGAGGGGCGGGGCGCCCCCGCTGCGGGGAGAGGCGCGGGGGCGGGGTGAGGGGCGGAGGGCACCCCCTCGCCTCCCCGACCCCCGATGACCCGGCCCGCGGGGCTTCGCCGACCCGCGCTGCCACCCTCTCGCCTGTGCCGGAGCCCGAGCGGGGTTCTCCGTGCCCCACTGTGCTCAGCCCCAGCCTCGCACGCAGCCTCTCTCCCCGCCGCGCAGCCCTGACCGGGCCGCCACCGCTGCCCTTTCCCGAGGGAAAGGGAGGACAAGTGCCACGGAGACGCTCCTCTGGGCTCCCATCTCACCCGCCCCAAAGCTGACCTGCCCTCCCGCTCCTGGGGGTCCCCACCCCTCGCtccgccccagccccagacccgaGGCCTTTCAGGCTGGGGCAGGAGTGAGCAAAGGGGAGCAATCCTAGTAGGGATGGGGGTGACTATAGCGTGCTCCGTAGGTGCTGGGGTGCAGACAGTAGGTGCTCAGCGTTTGCCATGGGGCTGAGAAGAGGGTGCTCTGACTCACTGGAGGGCCTAACTGTGACCCCAGGCCCGTCCTTCCCTTCTTGGCCTCCATTTTTCCCTCCATAATGAGAGCAACAGCATCTCCTAGGTGCTAGCCAGCTGCACGCTGGGGGCTTTACTTGCATCATGTCGACTGCTTCTCACTGCAACCCTGTAAGGGCCCGCTCTGTTGTCCGCATTTTGCACAGGAGGAGACTGCAGCTTGGAGAGGTTACTTGACTCCCCCAAGGACccacagcagagccaggatttgaacacaggctgATTTGACTCCCCATCGTGTGCTGGACTGGACTGTCTCCCACCTTGGGATCCCTGAGATCCTAGCAAGCTGGCACTTGCCCGTGCCAGCTTCTCCCCAGCCAGAGAACAAACTGGAACAATCTCTTCCCAAGAGCAGGGTGAGGGAGGAATGGCTccagcccccctgcccccacccttctGGACTGGTTGAAGGATATGAGCAGTGAATGAGCTAATGACTCTGAAGTGCAGGGGACTTTGGAGACGTGGCCAGCAGCCACAGTTCAAAAGGGCTCGGGTGACCCCTCCCTCATTACCCTGGGGACATCCATATGCCTACCACTGTCCCTACCTTGGTGCCACACACCCTGCTGCCTAATCCACTCTTTTTCTGATCTTGGAGTGGCAGAGAAATACCCTCACCCTGCGCCCAACACCCTCTCCCTAATGAGAGGACCTCTGGAGCACCAGACACCTGGGGAA includes these proteins:
- the FNDC5 gene encoding LOW QUALITY PROTEIN: fibronectin type III domain-containing protein 5 (The sequence of the model RefSeq protein was modified relative to this genomic sequence to represent the inferred CDS: inserted 1 base in 1 codon) → MHPGPPRAALRLWLGCVCLGLVQADSPSAPVNVTVRHLKANSAVVSWDVLEDEVVIGFAISQQKKDVRMLRFIQEVNTTTRSCALWDLEEDTEYIVHVQAISIQGQSPASEPVLFKTPREAEKMASKNKDEVTMKEMGRNQQLRTGEVLIIVVVLFMWAGVIALFCRQYDIIKDNEPNNNKEKTKSASETSTPEHQSGGLLRSKVRARPGPGRGPRGWHPGSPRAAEGVSXGAWHGCSWTEPSLATARVTPGTLQIDFGSSPFAGCQEPVGL